In Pseudomonas fluorescens NCIMB 11764, a single window of DNA contains:
- a CDS encoding type VI secretion system amidase effector protein Tae4: protein MIAPAKAGKFTLYRGERQGFAAERAFAHVGDGVEAARVEKPDAYANACALRISRAFNYGGYKIPKGTIIKNQPIYRLSGADQLPYIMKVVDFLAFLRHNWGEPDHILTQSNSNFINGKKGVIVMEITGWSDASGHATLWNGSVTGDESDYHRQDSHTYDNPRVKLEKINFWELKG from the coding sequence ATGATTGCTCCTGCGAAGGCCGGGAAGTTTACCTTGTACCGAGGCGAACGTCAGGGCTTCGCGGCTGAGCGGGCATTCGCTCATGTCGGCGACGGAGTCGAAGCGGCAAGAGTTGAAAAGCCTGATGCTTATGCGAATGCCTGCGCCTTGAGGATAAGCAGAGCCTTTAACTATGGCGGATACAAAATCCCCAAAGGCACGATCATAAAAAACCAGCCCATCTATCGATTGAGTGGAGCGGACCAACTCCCCTACATCATGAAGGTGGTAGATTTCCTCGCGTTTCTTAGACATAACTGGGGCGAACCCGACCATATTTTGACGCAAAGTAATTCAAATTTTATAAATGGCAAAAAAGGCGTCATTGTCATGGAGATCACCGGGTGGAGCGACGCATCAGGCCACGCGACCCTTTGGAACGGGAGCGTGACCGGTGACGAAAGTGACTACCATAGGCAAGACAGCCACACCTATGACAATCCGAGGGTAAAGCTGGAAAAAATAAACTTTTGGGAGTTGAAAGGATGA
- the putP gene encoding sodium/proline symporter PutP: protein MSVSNPTLITFVIYIAAMVLIGFMAYRSTNNLSDYILGGRSLGSVVTALSAGASDMSGWLLMGLPGAIYMSGLSESWIAIGLIIGAYLNWLFVAGRLRVQTEHNGDALTLPDYFSSRFEDKSGLLRIISAVVILVFFTIYCASGIVAGARLFESTFGMSYETALWAGAAATIAYTFVGGFLAVSWTDTVQATLMIFALLLTPIIVLLATGGVDTTFLAIEAQDASNFDMLKNTTFVGIISLMGWGLGYFGQPHILARFMAADSVKSIAKARRISMAWMILCLGGTVAVGFFGIAYFSAHPEVAGPVTENPERVFIELAKILFNPWVAGVLLSAILAAVMSTLSCQLLVCSSALTEDFYKTFLRKTASQVELVWVGRAMVLLVALIAIALAANPNNRVLGLVSYAWAGFGAAFGPVVLISVIWKDMTRNGALAGILVGAITVIVWKHFELLGLYEIIPGFIFASLAIYIVSKLGNPTAGMLQRFAAAEADFRLNK from the coding sequence ATGAGCGTTAGCAATCCAACCCTGATCACCTTCGTGATCTACATCGCAGCAATGGTGCTGATCGGCTTCATGGCCTATCGTTCCACCAACAATCTTTCTGACTACATTCTGGGCGGTCGCAGCCTGGGCAGCGTCGTGACTGCATTGTCCGCCGGCGCCTCCGACATGAGCGGCTGGTTGTTGATGGGCCTGCCGGGCGCCATCTACATGTCCGGCCTGTCCGAAAGCTGGATCGCCATCGGCCTGATCATCGGTGCTTACCTGAACTGGCTGTTCGTCGCCGGCCGTCTGCGCGTGCAGACCGAGCACAACGGTGATGCACTGACCCTGCCGGACTACTTCTCCAGCCGCTTCGAAGACAAAAGCGGTCTGCTGCGGATCATCTCCGCGGTCGTGATCCTGGTGTTCTTCACCATCTACTGCGCTTCCGGCATCGTGGCCGGCGCCCGCCTGTTCGAAAGCACCTTCGGCATGTCCTACGAGACAGCGCTGTGGGCCGGTGCTGCGGCGACGATTGCCTACACCTTCGTCGGCGGTTTCCTGGCAGTAAGCTGGACGGATACCGTGCAAGCCACGCTGATGATCTTCGCTCTGTTGCTGACGCCGATCATCGTGCTGCTGGCCACCGGCGGCGTCGACACCACGTTCCTGGCCATCGAAGCGCAAGACGCCAGCAACTTCGACATGCTGAAAAACACTACCTTCGTCGGCATCATCTCGCTGATGGGCTGGGGCCTGGGCTACTTCGGCCAGCCGCACATCCTCGCGCGTTTCATGGCGGCGGATTCGGTCAAGTCGATTGCCAAGGCACGTCGTATCTCCATGGCTTGGATGATCCTGTGCCTGGGCGGCACCGTGGCTGTAGGCTTTTTCGGTATCGCTTACTTCTCCGCGCACCCAGAAGTCGCTGGTCCTGTGACCGAAAACCCGGAGCGCGTGTTCATCGAGCTGGCCAAAATCCTCTTCAATCCTTGGGTTGCCGGTGTCCTGCTGTCGGCTATTTTGGCCGCGGTAATGAGCACCCTGAGCTGCCAGTTGCTGGTGTGCTCGAGCGCCCTGACCGAAGACTTCTACAAAACCTTCCTGCGCAAAACCGCTTCCCAGGTTGAGCTGGTTTGGGTCGGTCGCGCCATGGTGCTGCTGGTTGCCCTGATCGCTATCGCGCTGGCGGCTAACCCGAACAACCGTGTACTCGGTCTGGTCAGCTACGCCTGGGCCGGTTTCGGTGCTGCGTTCGGTCCGGTTGTGCTGATCTCCGTGATCTGGAAAGACATGACCCGCAACGGCGCACTGGCCGGTATTCTGGTTGGCGCGATCACCGTCATCGTGTGGAAACACTTCGAGCTGCTGGGTCTGTACGAAATCATCCCTGGTTTCATCTTCGCCAGCCTGGCGATCTACATCGTCAGCAAACTGGGCAACCCGACGGCGGGCATGCTTCAGCGCTTTGCCGCTGCCGAGGCAGATTTCCGCCTGAACAAGTGA
- a CDS encoding DUF4123 domain-containing protein, with product MQPDRLSPREWLERQPLKPSEQLFAIFSNTSSAEPLKAWQRSIAAQAPCPIWADTDYAEWEPVMPYVGIVAAGSEFLEWAATTESCDWGWLAVSSSTREVLVEHLCSLTQVLLPNGSAVFFRFWDGRYLLPILQSAEVNAAQLMPVIGRCLINGQSLEIGGDALKTSRVFPWWEVSATLLEHLADQSSTTRVNNLLKWLSEDRPDLFEAFSENVLRHKVVVFLEAPDLPSAPKSALVDYLISELD from the coding sequence GTGCAGCCTGATCGCTTGTCACCTCGCGAATGGCTGGAGCGCCAACCGCTGAAACCTTCGGAGCAACTGTTCGCGATCTTCAGCAATACAAGCTCCGCAGAACCCTTAAAGGCCTGGCAGCGATCGATCGCCGCTCAAGCACCCTGTCCGATCTGGGCCGACACCGACTATGCCGAGTGGGAGCCGGTCATGCCTTATGTCGGAATCGTCGCTGCCGGCAGTGAGTTTCTGGAATGGGCGGCCACGACCGAGTCTTGCGACTGGGGTTGGCTCGCGGTGTCTTCTTCGACTCGGGAAGTGTTGGTCGAGCATTTATGCAGCCTTACGCAAGTGCTTTTGCCTAATGGCAGCGCGGTATTTTTCCGTTTCTGGGATGGGCGTTATTTATTGCCGATTCTTCAGTCTGCCGAGGTAAACGCGGCACAACTGATGCCGGTGATCGGGCGTTGCCTGATCAATGGCCAGTCACTTGAAATTGGCGGTGACGCGCTGAAAACCTCCAGGGTTTTTCCATGGTGGGAAGTCTCCGCAACGCTGCTGGAACATCTCGCTGACCAGTCAAGCACCACTCGGGTGAACAACTTGCTCAAGTGGCTGAGCGAAGACCGTCCTGATCTTTTCGAGGCGTTCTCCGAAAACGTCTTGCGGCACAAGGTGGTGGTCTTTTTAGAGGCGCCAGACCTGCCGTCAGCACCGAAATCAGCCTTGGTGGATTACCTGATATCGGAGCTGGACTGA
- the msrA gene encoding peptide-methionine (S)-S-oxide reductase MsrA: protein MVLRSEILVNKNVLPTKEQALPGRETPMTVPEKHFVHDAPLLGPFAMDVDFAIFGLGCFWGAERKFWQREGVVSTAAGYAGGFTPNPTYEEVCSGLTGHSEVVLVVYEPAKVSYEELLKMFWELHNPTQGMRQGNDIGTQYRSVIYATNPTQLAAANHSKEVFQAELTKAGKGTITTEIEEAPTFYFAEAYHQQYLAKNPEGYCGIGGTGVTCPI from the coding sequence ATGGTTCTGCGCTCGGAAATTCTGGTGAACAAAAACGTGCTCCCTACAAAAGAACAAGCGCTGCCTGGCCGCGAAACCCCGATGACCGTGCCGGAAAAACACTTCGTCCACGACGCCCCGCTGCTGGGCCCGTTTGCCATGGACGTGGATTTCGCGATCTTCGGTCTCGGGTGCTTCTGGGGTGCGGAGCGCAAGTTCTGGCAGCGTGAAGGTGTGGTGAGTACGGCGGCGGGTTACGCCGGCGGCTTTACGCCGAACCCGACCTATGAAGAAGTCTGCTCGGGCCTGACCGGCCACAGCGAAGTGGTATTGGTGGTCTACGAGCCGGCGAAAGTCAGCTATGAAGAGCTGCTGAAGATGTTCTGGGAACTGCACAACCCGACTCAGGGCATGCGTCAGGGCAACGACATCGGCACCCAATATCGCTCGGTCATCTACGCGACCAACCCGACTCAATTGGCAGCCGCCAATCACAGCAAGGAAGTATTCCAGGCCGAGTTGACCAAGGCGGGTAAAGGCACGATCACGACTGAAATCGAAGAAGCGCCGACGTTCTACTTCGCCGAGGCCTATCACCAGCAGTATCTGGCCAAGAATCCCGAAGGGTATTGCGGGATTGGCGGTACGGGCGTGACGTGCCCGATCTGA
- a CDS encoding type VI secretion system tip protein VgrG: MFALANQPRFTLTVDGNQNELKVLEFTGKEAISQPYRFDLELVSERPDLDLESLLHCQAFLSFDAQGCGIHGQIYRVGQGDSGQRLTRYQISLVPRLSYLGQRVNQRIFQHKSVPTIIAQVLKDHGIQRDAFAFRLGSDYPEREYCVQYAESDLAFIQRLCAEIGIHYHFQHSIDGHLLVFGDDQTVFPLIAKPTLYLPDTGMAADAPAINRFNVRLETRTTAVARRDYDFHKPRLQLESRIDNGQLPALEDYHFPGQFTDREYGKELAQRALERHNADYRQAEGWGDETALVSGHFLRLAEHPRQTWNDLWLITQIEHHGRQPQVLEEMAGSNPEDFQGYRNTFLATPWDVSFRPVHIGKPSFTGYQTAVVTGPSDSEIHCDEYGRVKVQLAWDRDGKRNEHSSCWLRVATGWAHDGYGIALIPRVGMEVLVGFVDADVDKPVVMGCVPNGANSAPLNLPADKTRSIFRSQSSPGGGGYSELRIEDRKGAEEIYLRAQRNWTQEVLSDLHVEVGNRRSAVVGVSDNLHVRGDRHISVGNQSVKASGQVVIEGGTNVTLQAGGHWINIGPAGIFSSVPIELGGAPMPAMSAPSSQRQLAALSVAQILSLKSDAPFCEECARCKEGVCAA; encoded by the coding sequence ATGTTCGCTCTCGCCAATCAACCGCGCTTCACGCTGACCGTCGACGGCAACCAGAATGAGCTCAAGGTGCTTGAGTTCACGGGAAAGGAAGCCATCAGCCAGCCCTACCGTTTTGACCTGGAACTGGTCAGCGAACGGCCGGACCTCGATCTCGAAAGCCTTCTGCATTGTCAGGCGTTTCTGAGTTTTGATGCGCAAGGTTGCGGCATCCACGGTCAGATTTATCGCGTGGGCCAAGGCGATTCCGGTCAACGTCTGACGCGTTATCAGATCAGCCTGGTGCCGCGTCTGAGCTACCTCGGGCAGCGCGTCAATCAGCGGATTTTCCAGCACAAAAGCGTGCCGACGATCATTGCGCAGGTTCTCAAGGATCATGGCATCCAGCGTGATGCCTTCGCGTTTCGTCTTGGCAGTGACTACCCCGAGCGCGAGTACTGCGTGCAATACGCGGAAAGCGATCTGGCGTTCATCCAGCGGTTATGTGCCGAAATTGGCATTCACTACCACTTCCAGCACAGCATCGACGGGCATTTGCTGGTGTTTGGTGATGATCAGACGGTTTTTCCTCTGATCGCCAAACCGACGCTTTACTTGCCCGACACCGGTATGGCGGCAGATGCGCCAGCGATCAATCGCTTCAACGTACGACTGGAAACCCGCACCACGGCGGTAGCTCGTCGCGACTACGACTTCCACAAACCGCGACTGCAACTTGAAAGCCGAATCGACAACGGGCAGTTGCCGGCCCTTGAGGACTACCACTTTCCAGGCCAGTTCACGGATCGCGAATACGGTAAGGAGCTGGCTCAGCGAGCGCTTGAACGCCACAACGCGGACTACCGTCAGGCTGAAGGGTGGGGCGATGAAACTGCTTTGGTAAGCGGGCATTTCCTACGCTTGGCCGAGCACCCGCGTCAGACATGGAATGACCTGTGGCTGATCACCCAAATTGAACACCATGGCCGTCAGCCGCAGGTGCTGGAAGAGATGGCCGGCAGCAACCCGGAAGATTTCCAAGGCTATCGAAATACCTTTCTGGCAACGCCGTGGGATGTTTCGTTTCGCCCGGTTCATATCGGGAAACCCTCTTTCACCGGTTATCAAACGGCTGTAGTCACGGGCCCAAGTGACAGCGAGATCCACTGCGACGAGTACGGCCGGGTCAAGGTACAGCTTGCTTGGGATCGTGACGGGAAGCGCAACGAACATTCCAGTTGCTGGCTGCGCGTCGCCACGGGCTGGGCGCATGACGGCTACGGCATCGCACTGATTCCTCGGGTCGGCATGGAAGTACTGGTGGGGTTCGTCGATGCCGACGTGGATAAACCGGTGGTCATGGGCTGCGTTCCCAACGGCGCCAACTCGGCACCACTGAATCTGCCCGCCGACAAAACCCGCAGCATTTTCCGCAGCCAAAGCAGTCCCGGTGGTGGCGGTTACAGCGAATTACGCATTGAGGATCGCAAAGGCGCCGAGGAAATCTACCTGCGGGCCCAGCGAAACTGGACTCAAGAGGTATTGAGCGACTTGCACGTCGAGGTCGGCAACCGGCGCAGTGCGGTCGTTGGTGTAAGCGATAACCTGCACGTGCGCGGTGATCGACACATCAGCGTCGGCAACCAGAGCGTTAAAGCGAGCGGACAAGTCGTCATCGAAGGCGGTACCAATGTCACGCTTCAGGCGGGCGGGCACTGGATCAACATCGGCCCCGCCGGGATCTTCAGCAGCGTTCCGATAGAACTCGGTGGTGCGCCGATGCCGGCAATGAGTGCGCCGAGCAGCCAAAGACAGCTCGCCGCACTCAGCGTCGCACAGATTCTGAGCCTCAAAAGCGACGCGCCGTTCTGCGAAGAATGCGCGCGTTGCAAGGAGGGTGTCTGTGCAGCCTGA
- a CDS encoding RHS repeat-associated core domain-containing protein — MDQIVQIEQELDGFKDTLTLYREQLGNWFNRTADKVSRATDMPSLMGVERQIKLGSTTQSVSSSDDDFISSVAQCPESRILEIESKFESVYDIPLGNIQVDVIAVDGGEKTTVTLDENGKGRFEGTPGKFYRVHVHSAVTSDQVDELFKSYDDLSEQLETWLRNEWQGFKPQWSQSVFAAAGNGMLAGSWAAIIGVWDSLNVLSDILKDPGEFVERLGSGADELARLAKTAPDVMAKVQLLASDEAALCLLLRTASLWLEMLPPSEVAGKTAEAVSTVVVQLLIDILIGIVLTFAGAGAGIAYLSMRFASYGARLVSAVQGFVKAIFNLIDNFMSYVDRYKKVAARGVAAGPRSGGVQLRWDAKRNTTLKQTEHQDDVPVQAKNPNGDPADSADKTATNKCPVSMVTGEELLTLTDGSLDGILPFDFTRLYRTSAVEIDGGLGFGWSHSLAHRLEIEGDNVIWIDHENRRTSFPLPSIERPAIHNSLSRAAIFLGDEPEELILAQAGDDTRFYHFINGRLTTISDGYDNRLRVTRDRQERIKRLDNGAGRALLLRYERSHLVAVDYQVFVPAQNLDQAWHTEQTLISYRYNDRRQLIEATNAVGESERYDYDDQHVILQRQLAGGASFFWEWERSGKAARCIRHWASFAQMEARYVWDDAGSVTVRNSDGSEEVYQHDDRARLVRRIGLDGGEHFKAYDDKGRLIAEQDPLGAVTEYHYDEVGRLVALIPPEEEPTSYEYRNGFLHAQSRGKAVWTYRRNAQGDVIEATDPDGHVTHYHYDEKGQLLSIRYPDNSRHLFVWNALGQRVEETLPDGGQRRFSYDALGRQITRQDEHGAVTRYQWDAVGRLLQTTLPTGATRAFSYNAYGKITAERDELGRATRYEYLDDLHLVSRRVNADGSQLKYRYDNAQLLLTEIENESGEKYRLDYTPGGLIRQETGFDGRRTAYAYDLNGHLLEKTEFGDEGARWVTAYERDSAGRLLVKTLPDGIKVEYGYDSLGRLINVNDGHDHPLEFEYDQQDRLITEHQGWGTLRYGYDACGQLNRMRLPDGSKLDYHHEKGGALSAIDLNGARLTTHQFAFGREQQRQQGQLTSHYHYDEQGRLQAHAINQPTRSLYLRHYSYAVNGNLATIADSRHGQRSYYYDPLNRLTRVRHTRDDLPETFAHDPAGNLLLQDRPGVATVKGNRLLMQGDRHYDYDAFGNLIRERCGTGQKLVTDYRYDCQHRLIGVTTPDGRCASYRYDAFGRRIAKTVDGHTTEFFWQGDNLVAESSREHYRSYVYEPGTFRPLAMLDGKGPRKACPFYYQLDHLGTPQELTDFGGEIVWSAKYNAYGKVTHLAVGGGERLEQPLRFQGQYFDVESGLHYNRHRYYDPEVGRYLTPDPVKLAGGLNQYRYALNPTGWVDPLGLNGNCPQSVKPGCKAPDDATGARVDEGEPPLPKMTPEQRRARIDELAEANAYRELEKIEKATPGGHFLEKHGAQTTLQSQMERVTSGKNPTTGVVETYSSGRRRGEPKIPSAATHFLSHRDQLNAIHRAQLIFRQAGLLASRRPIDMGKKVGAGYKRGSLEYGEQTKAVVILDDVGRPKTSYTDFD; from the coding sequence ATGGATCAGATCGTACAGATCGAGCAGGAGCTCGACGGCTTCAAAGACACCTTGACGCTCTATCGCGAACAACTTGGCAACTGGTTCAACCGTACTGCCGACAAAGTCAGCCGGGCGACGGACATGCCTTCGCTGATGGGCGTGGAACGGCAAATCAAGCTCGGCAGTACCACCCAGTCGGTCAGCAGTAGCGATGACGATTTTATCTCCAGTGTTGCTCAGTGTCCTGAGAGCAGGATTCTGGAGATCGAAAGCAAGTTCGAGTCGGTTTACGACATTCCACTGGGGAACATTCAGGTTGATGTGATTGCCGTTGATGGCGGCGAAAAGACAACGGTCACGCTTGATGAAAACGGCAAGGGACGGTTCGAAGGTACACCCGGCAAGTTCTACCGTGTTCATGTCCACAGCGCGGTGACTTCGGATCAAGTTGATGAGCTTTTCAAGTCTTACGACGACCTGAGCGAACAACTCGAAACCTGGCTGCGCAACGAGTGGCAAGGTTTCAAGCCGCAATGGTCGCAGTCGGTTTTTGCCGCAGCGGGTAACGGCATGCTTGCTGGAAGTTGGGCCGCAATTATTGGTGTGTGGGACAGCCTCAACGTGCTCTCGGACATTCTCAAGGATCCCGGCGAGTTCGTTGAGCGACTGGGTAGCGGTGCTGATGAGCTGGCCAGGCTCGCAAAAACGGCTCCGGACGTGATGGCAAAAGTCCAACTGTTGGCCAGCGATGAAGCGGCACTGTGTTTGTTGCTGCGCACCGCCAGCCTCTGGTTGGAGATGCTGCCGCCCAGCGAGGTCGCCGGAAAAACCGCCGAGGCTGTATCAACAGTCGTCGTGCAGTTGCTCATCGACATTCTGATCGGGATTGTCCTGACCTTCGCTGGCGCGGGGGCTGGCATTGCTTATCTGAGTATGCGTTTTGCCAGTTACGGCGCCCGCCTCGTCAGCGCCGTGCAGGGATTCGTCAAAGCGATCTTCAACCTCATCGATAACTTCATGAGCTACGTCGACCGCTACAAAAAGGTCGCAGCAAGGGGCGTGGCGGCGGGCCCCAGAAGTGGCGGGGTGCAGCTGCGTTGGGACGCCAAACGCAACACGACCCTCAAGCAAACCGAACACCAGGACGACGTCCCGGTTCAGGCGAAAAACCCCAACGGCGACCCTGCCGATTCCGCCGATAAAACCGCCACCAACAAATGCCCGGTGTCGATGGTCACCGGCGAAGAGCTGCTGACCCTCACTGACGGCTCGCTGGACGGCATCCTGCCGTTCGACTTCACCCGCCTCTACCGCACCAGCGCTGTCGAGATCGATGGCGGGCTCGGTTTCGGCTGGAGTCACAGCCTCGCGCATCGACTGGAAATCGAGGGCGACAACGTCATCTGGATCGATCACGAAAATCGCCGCACCTCTTTTCCACTGCCGAGCATCGAACGCCCGGCCATCCACAACAGCCTCTCGCGCGCGGCAATTTTCCTGGGCGACGAACCAGAAGAATTGATCCTCGCCCAGGCCGGCGATGACACGCGTTTCTATCACTTCATCAACGGCCGACTGACAACGATCAGCGACGGTTACGACAACCGACTGCGCGTCACACGCGACCGCCAGGAGCGCATCAAGCGCCTCGATAACGGCGCCGGCCGTGCCTTGCTGTTGCGTTATGAGCGCAGCCATCTGGTCGCCGTCGATTATCAGGTTTTCGTCCCGGCCCAAAATCTCGACCAGGCTTGGCACACCGAACAGACGCTGATCAGTTACCGCTACAACGACCGCCGGCAACTGATCGAAGCCACCAACGCTGTCGGCGAAAGCGAACGTTACGACTACGACGATCAGCACGTCATCCTGCAGCGGCAACTGGCCGGTGGGGCGAGTTTCTTCTGGGAGTGGGAACGGTCCGGCAAGGCGGCGCGATGCATCCGTCATTGGGCGTCATTTGCCCAGATGGAGGCGCGGTATGTCTGGGACGACGCGGGCAGCGTCACGGTCCGCAACAGTGATGGCAGCGAAGAGGTTTACCAGCACGATGATCGCGCGCGGTTGGTGCGCAGGATCGGGCTGGATGGCGGCGAACACTTCAAGGCCTACGACGACAAAGGCCGGTTGATTGCCGAGCAGGATCCGCTCGGCGCCGTCACCGAATACCACTACGACGAAGTCGGGCGGCTGGTCGCGCTGATTCCACCGGAAGAGGAACCAACTTCCTACGAGTATCGCAACGGTTTCCTGCATGCGCAGTCCCGCGGCAAAGCCGTGTGGACGTACCGGCGCAATGCCCAGGGCGATGTCATCGAGGCGACCGATCCTGACGGTCATGTCACCCACTATCACTACGATGAAAAAGGGCAGTTGCTGTCGATCCGGTATCCGGATAACAGCCGTCATCTCTTCGTCTGGAATGCCTTGGGCCAACGGGTTGAAGAGACCTTGCCGGACGGTGGTCAGCGGCGGTTTTCCTACGATGCGTTGGGTCGGCAGATTACCCGCCAGGACGAACACGGCGCCGTCACCCGCTACCAGTGGGATGCCGTCGGACGACTGCTTCAGACGACGCTTCCCACAGGTGCCACTCGGGCATTCAGCTACAACGCCTACGGAAAAATCACCGCTGAACGTGACGAACTGGGTCGTGCCACGCGCTACGAATACCTCGACGATTTGCACTTGGTCAGCCGCCGCGTCAATGCCGACGGTTCGCAGCTGAAGTATCGCTACGACAACGCACAGCTATTACTGACGGAAATCGAAAACGAGTCGGGTGAGAAATATCGCCTGGATTACACGCCCGGCGGATTGATCCGACAGGAAACCGGATTCGATGGTCGTCGCACCGCGTATGCCTACGACCTCAACGGCCATCTGTTGGAGAAAACCGAGTTCGGCGATGAGGGGGCGCGGTGGGTTACCGCTTATGAACGAGACTCGGCAGGGCGGTTGCTGGTCAAGACGCTGCCCGACGGCATCAAGGTCGAGTATGGCTACGACAGCCTTGGCCGCCTGATCAACGTCAATGACGGCCACGATCATCCGCTGGAATTCGAGTACGACCAACAGGACCGCCTGATCACCGAACATCAGGGCTGGGGCACCTTGCGCTATGGCTACGATGCCTGCGGCCAGCTCAACCGCATGCGCCTGCCGGACGGCAGCAAACTCGACTACCACCACGAAAAGGGCGGCGCGCTGAGCGCCATCGACCTCAATGGCGCGCGGCTCACCACTCACCAATTCGCCTTCGGCCGCGAGCAGCAACGCCAACAAGGTCAACTCACCAGCCACTATCACTATGACGAACAGGGCCGGCTGCAAGCCCACGCGATCAACCAGCCAACCCGATCGCTGTACCTGCGCCACTACAGCTACGCGGTCAACGGCAACCTGGCGACCATCGCCGACAGCCGCCACGGCCAGCGCAGCTATTACTACGACCCGCTCAACCGCCTGACCCGCGTACGCCATACCCGCGACGACCTACCGGAAACCTTCGCTCACGACCCTGCTGGCAACCTGCTGTTGCAGGATCGCCCCGGCGTGGCGACCGTTAAAGGTAATCGCCTGCTGATGCAGGGTGACCGCCATTACGACTACGACGCCTTTGGCAACCTCATCCGCGAGCGGTGCGGTACTGGGCAAAAACTCGTCACCGACTACCGTTACGACTGCCAGCACCGGTTGATCGGCGTCACCACACCCGACGGACGTTGCGCGAGTTACCGCTACGACGCCTTCGGCCGCCGCATCGCCAAAACCGTCGACGGTCACACCACCGAATTCTTCTGGCAGGGCGACAACCTCGTCGCCGAAAGCAGCCGCGAGCATTACCGCAGCTACGTCTACGAACCCGGCACTTTTCGCCCATTGGCCATGCTCGACGGCAAAGGCCCGCGCAAGGCGTGCCCGTTTTACTACCAGCTCGATCACCTTGGTACGCCGCAGGAGCTGACGGACTTTGGTGGCGAAATTGTCTGGTCGGCGAAGTACAACGCCTACGGAAAAGTCACGCATTTAGCAGTTGGCGGGGGAGAGCGGCTCGAACAACCGCTGCGGTTTCAGGGGCAGTACTTTGATGTCGAGAGCGGTCTGCATTACAACCGGCATCGGTACTATGATCCGGAGGTAGGGCGATATCTGACGCCGGATCCTGTGAAGCTGGCGGGCGGGCTGAATCAGTACCGCTACGCGCTGAATCCGACGGGGTGGGTTGATCCGTTGGGGTTGAACGGGAATTGTCCGCAGTCGGTTAAGCCCGGGTGTAAGGCGCCGGATGATGCGACTGGCGCTAGGGTTGATGAGGGTGAGCCGCCTCTGCCGAAGATGACGCCTGAACAGAGGCGGGCGAGAATTGATGAGTTGGCTGAGGCGAATGCTTATCGGGAGTTGGAAAAAATTGAGAAGGCGACTCCAGGGGGACATTTTTTAGAAAAGCACGGCGCGCAAACTACGTTGCAATCGCAGATGGAGCGCGTGACGTCGGGTAAAAATCCGACAACGGGGGTAGTAGAAACCTACAGTAGTGGAAGGAGAAGAGGGGAGCCTAAAATACCTTCTGCGGCGACTCACTTCTTGAGCCACAGGGATCAGCTGAATGCTATACACAGAGCGCAATTGATTTTTCGACAAGCCGGTCTACTGGCGTCACGCAGGCCTATTGATATGGGGAAAAAAGTAGGGGCGGGGTATAAGCGAGGAAGTCTAGAGTATGGTGAACAGACCAAGGCGGTAGTCATATTGGATGATGTCGGGCGGCCTAAAACTTCTTATACGGACTTTGATTGA
- a CDS encoding 23S rRNA (adenine(2030)-N(6))-methyltransferase RlmJ, which yields MNYRHAFHAGNHADVFKHLTLTRLIALMSRKEQPFAYLDTHAGIGLYDLQGDQASRTGEYLEGIARLWDQPDLPALTADYMKVLHDMNPDGQLRYYPGSPELARRLTRPQDRVMLNEKHPQDGVLLKDNMAGDRRVKVHLGEGWHVPRAMLPVQEKRAVMLIDPPFEQLDEMQRCAAALKEAVGRMRQTVAAIWYPVKDQRMLRRFYQDLAGSGAPKLLRVELLVHPLDTPNSLNGSGLAIANPPWGLEEELRELLPWLSKKLGQTQGGWQMDWLIAE from the coding sequence ATGAATTATCGTCACGCCTTCCATGCCGGCAATCACGCCGATGTGTTCAAACACCTGACTTTGACCCGCCTCATCGCCCTGATGTCGCGCAAGGAGCAGCCGTTTGCCTATCTCGACACTCACGCCGGCATTGGTCTGTATGACCTGCAGGGTGATCAGGCGAGCCGCACCGGGGAGTACCTGGAAGGCATCGCGCGGTTGTGGGATCAGCCGGACCTGCCGGCGTTGACCGCCGATTACATGAAGGTGCTGCATGACATGAACCCGGATGGCCAGTTGCGCTATTACCCGGGGTCGCCGGAGCTGGCGCGGCGTCTGACGCGGCCGCAGGATCGGGTGATGCTCAACGAGAAGCATCCGCAAGACGGTGTGTTGCTCAAGGACAATATGGCCGGCGACCGTCGGGTGAAGGTTCACCTGGGCGAAGGCTGGCATGTGCCTCGGGCGATGTTGCCGGTGCAGGAGAAGCGGGCGGTGATGTTGATCGATCCGCCGTTTGAACAGCTGGATGAAATGCAACGCTGTGCGGCGGCGCTGAAAGAGGCGGTTGGCCGGATGCGCCAGACCGTGGCGGCGATCTGGTACCCGGTGAAGGACCAGCGCATGTTGCGGCGTTTCTATCAGGATCTCGCAGGGTCGGGCGCGCCGAAGTTGTTGCGGGTGGAATTGCTGGTGCATCCACTGGACACGCCGAACAGTTTGAACGGGTCCGGGTTGGCGATTGCGAATCCGCCGTGGGGGCTGGAAGAGGAATTGCGTGAGTTGCTGCCGTGGTTGTCCAAGAAGCTTGGGCAGACCCAGGGTGGGTGGCAGATGGATTGGTTGATTGCTGAGTAA